The following are encoded in a window of Oncorhynchus mykiss isolate Arlee chromosome Y, USDA_OmykA_1.1, whole genome shotgun sequence genomic DNA:
- the LOC110509373 gene encoding probable G-protein coupled receptor 34 yields the protein MRHLGDNSSGLDVNGTSCEVHDSILSPALPILYSIICFFGLVSNIMTIFVFFLRKHSDSSMAVYMNHLAMADFLLVMCLPLRVYYHNSPGPFYLCKVLGVFFYVNMYASILFLSLISLDRYLKIIKPVWVLRIHKVRWSHRASFSVWAGLVLAMSLFSLRKAKERPCDRICFHFHHKGLLGGMANLTVVAFFYAIFLLFICFYARITTKLRNMSLGNRDPKAQQRKSRVILKTFVVPVIFTLCFLPYHLVRVPYVLAQMDVIQALGSKQILHILNELTLLLSALNSCLDPIIYYLMSCTYRRTILFALQGQFKTMYAVNRRRISINRSITEI from the coding sequence ATGAGGCACCTAGGAGACAACTCCAGTGGGCTTGATGTGAACGGCACCTCCTGTGAGGTCCATGACAGCATCCTCTCTCCTGCCTTACCAATTCTCTACTCAATAATCTGCTTCTTCGGCCTGGTCAGCAACATCATGACCATATTTGTGTTCTTCCTGAGGAAACACTCTGACTCGTCCATGGCTGTGTACATGAACCACCTGGCCATGGCTGACTTCCTGCTGGTGATGTGTCTTCCCCTGCGGGTCTACTACCACAACAGTCCGGGCCCCTTTTACCTCTGCAAGGTACTGGGCGTCTTCTTCTACGTCAACATGTATGCCAGCATCCTTTTCCTCAGCCTGATCAGTCTGGATCGCTACCTGAAGATCATCAAGCCTGTGTGGGTCCTGAGAATCCACAAGGTGCGGTGGAGCCACCGGGCGTCCTTCTCCGTGTGGGCAGGACTTGTCCTGGCCATGTCTCTTTTTTCCCTAAGGAAAGCCAAGGAGCGCCCCTGTGATAGGATCTGCTTCCACTTCCACCACAAAGGACTCCTGGGGGGCATGGCCAACCTCACCGTGGTGGCCTTCTTTTATGCTATCTTCCTCCTCTTTATCTGCTTCTATGCTCGGATAACCACCAAGCTGAGAAACATGTCTTTAGGCAACCGGGACCCCAAGGCCCAGCAGAGGAAGAGCAGGGTGATCCTGAAGACCTTTGTGGTGCCGGTAATCTTCACACTCTGCTTCCTGCCATACCACCTGGTGAGAGTGCCCTACGTGCTGGCCCAAATGGATGTGATCCAGGCCCTGGGCAGTAAGCAGATTCTTCACATCCTCAACGAGCTCACTCTGCTCCTGTCTGCCCTCAACAGCTGTCTGGACCCCATCATCTACTACTTAATGTCCTGTACCTACAGGAGGACCATCCTCTTTGCCCTGCAGGGGCAGTTCAAGACCATGTACGCTGTTAACCGCAGACGCATCAGTATTAACCGATCTATTACAGAGATATAG
- the LOC110509936 gene encoding V-set and immunoglobulin domain-containing protein 1: protein MYSTLKMVLLLGMMGCGHLITVTVPQKFENVTKGESALLQCTFVTTEQKTSDLIIQWNFVSKTSMVPQQVYYFQSGEGVISKPYEGRLKPSSSPASTNNASITISNMKVSDAGAYTCEVRNFPDVSGKTEATIIVNILEMPSVPFCAVHGDVESGHLVTLTCHSEQGSPTPSYTWTRLDQDKTNRPVLGYTDPKIGSLYIRNISQFEFGEYQCSASNDVGSATCTVELNHELGDGAIAGAVIGALLGALLIILIVLYMTHSMKKQKYKDIKETEMQAKPKSSTTVAYEGVPTTGSSHQAFVTSEGVPMATHSHVHADADGEEAEA, encoded by the exons ATGTACTCCACACTGAAAATGGTGCTGCTGCTCGGCATGATGG GTTGTGGGCATTTAATCACAGTGACGGTTCCCCAGAAGTTTGAGAACGTGACAAAGGGTGAAAGTGCTCTTCTCCAGTGCACCTTTGTTACCACTGAGCAGAAAACCAGTGACCTCATCATCCAGTGGAATTTTGTTTCCAAAACCTCCATGGTGCCACAGCAG GTATATTACTTTCAGTCAGGAGAGGGCGTGATTTCCAAACCATATGAAGGCAGGTTGAAGCCTTCCAGCTCTCCAGCTTCTACCAACAATGCCTCAATAACAATAAGCAACATGAAAGTGTCCGATGCAGGGGCCTACACCTGCGAAGTCCGCAACTTCCCTGATGTCAGTGGGAAGACTGAGGCAACTATCATTGTCAACATTCTTG AGATGCCCTCTGTGCCGTTCTGTGCTGTCCATGGTGATGTGGAGTCTGGTCACCTGGTTACCCTCACCTGCCACAGTGAGCAGGGAAGCCCCACCCCCTCCTATACCTGGACAAGACTGGACCAGGACAAGACCAATAGACCTGTGCTGGGGTACACCG ATCCGAAAATAGGATCCTTGTATATTAGAAACATATCCCAGTTTGAGTTTGGAGAGTACCAGTGCAGTGCCTCTAATGATGTGGGATCTGCCACTTGCACTGTGGAGCTCAATCATG AGCTAGGTGATGGGGCCATTGCTGGTGCAGTCATTGGAGCACTTCTTGGAGCTCTCCTAATCATCCTTATTGTCTTGTACATGACACACTCCATGAAGAAGCAGAAATACAAGGATATCAAGGAAACAGAGATGCA ggCCAAACCTAAGAGTTCGACCACGGTGGCGTATGAAGGCGTCCCTACCACGGGGAGTAGCCACCAGGCCTTTGTAACCTCCGAGGGGGTTCCCATGGCAACACATAGCCATGTCCATGCTGACGCTGATGGAGAAGAGGCCGAGGCTTAG